A genomic segment from Oncorhynchus clarkii lewisi isolate Uvic-CL-2024 chromosome 12, UVic_Ocla_1.0, whole genome shotgun sequence encodes:
- the LOC139422205 gene encoding kelch-like protein 11 encodes MSVIPSVLSLCMCVCVCVLSHTSLLQFRILTTTARMAAAPPNPDDSSRGSSGSSTPSVLVGDGDTEEAEDFTSSSHCTELSRRQNEQRKQGLFCDVTLAFSSGAATGNVQSCELSAHRSVLAAATDYFTPLLGGQFSESLSGRVEMKEWSAELGPDPETVESVIQYMYIGEIRVSTCNVHEVLELADRFLLLHLKEFCGEFLKKKLSLANCVAVHSLAHMYTLDQLALRAADMIRRNFHKVIQDEEFYTLPFHLVRDWLSDAEITVDEEEVLFEAVVKWVQRNTEQRGRYFEELFRLLRLPQIKPTCLTRVVKNEALVAANQACLRLVSDAVEGHAIRCENLKSADLEFWSSYMASFQPRFGQNMDVIMVVGGVSEGGDYLSECVGYFIYEDRWVNLPHIHNHLDGHAIATTESHIYVAGSMEPGFAKTVERYNPNRNTWEQVSNLTTRKHSFGLTCIKDILYSIGGHGNFSPGFKDVSVYEPEPDKWHNLESAPKILRDVKAVSVEDRYVYVTARTPVDTDNEDGLKTVTTRYDTESRQWQDVDSLPLIDNYCVFQMAVASTNFYHTASCCPKSYTVRDEAAKQKISAHISDEILESLPPEVTSVEGAAICHFDEDVFVIGGWKNSDDVDKQYRKEAYRYSAERKRWMLLPPMPQPRCRATACHVRIPYRFLYGCQRYPMPQNLARQRDRMQQMQQLHRRTLTLRRQLQSQIEC; translated from the exons ATGTCAGTAATTCCGTCTGTTTTGagtttatgtatgtgtgtctgcgtgtgtgtccttTCCCACACGAGTTTACTGCAATTCCGAATTCTTACAACCACCGCCAGAATGGCAGCTGCACCCCCGAACCCAGACGACTCTAGCCGGGGTAGTAGCGGTAGCAGCACGCCCAGCGTCCTTGTCGGGGACGGGGACACTGAAGAGGCCGAGGATTTCACCTCCTCTTCCCACTGCACAGAGCTATCTCGGCGGCAGAACGAACAGAGGAAACAGGGATTGTTCTGCGACGTGACGCTGGCCTTCAGCAGTGGGGCGGCAACCGGGAATGTTCAGAGCTGTGAGCTTTCCGCTCACCGTTCTGTACTGGCCGCGGCTACGGACTATTTCACGCCGTTGCTGGGAGGGCAGTTCTCCGAGTCGCTGTCGGGGCGGGTTGAGATGAAGGAATGGAGCGCTGAATTGGGACCAGACCCGGAGACGGTGGAGAGTGTCATTCAATACATGTACATCGGAGAAATACGTGTGAGCACCTGCAATGTGCATGAAGTGTTAGAGCTTGCTGACAG GTTCCTGCTGCTGCATCTGAAGGAGTTCTGTGGGGAGTTCTTGAAGAAGAAGCTGAGCCTGGCCAACTGTGTGGCGGTGCACAGCCTGGCCCACATGTACACCCTGGACCAGCTGGCTCTGCGGGCCGCTGACATGATCCGACGCAATTTCCACAAGGTCATCCAGGACGAGGAGTTCTACACCCTGCCCTTCCACCTGGTGAGGGACTGGCTGTCTGACGCAGAGATCACTGTGGACGAGGAAGAGGTGCTGTTTGAGGCTGTGGTGAAGTGGGTCCAGAGGAACACAGAACAGCGGGGGAGGTACTTTGAGGAGTTGTTCCGTCTCCTCCGGCTACCCCAGATTAAGCCTACCTGTCTGACGCGCGTGGTGAAGAACGAGGCACTGGTGGCTGCCAACCAGGCCTGTCTCCGCCTGGTGTCTGATGCCGTGGAGGGCCACGCCATCCGCTGTGAGAACCTCAAGTCAGCTGACCTGGAGTTCTGGTCATCCTACATGGCCTCCTTCCAGCCGCGCTTCGGCCAGAACATGGACGTGATCATGGTGGTGGGCGGGGTGTCGGAGGGGGGTGACTACCTGAGTGAATGTGTGGGTTACTTCATCTACGAGGACCGCTGGGTTAACCTGCCCCACATCCACAACCACCTGGATGGCCACGCCATCGCCACCACAGAGTCCCACATCTACGTAGCGGGATCCATGGAACCGGGCTTCGCCAAGACCGTGGAGCGCTACAACCCCAACCGCAACACCTGGGAACAGGTGAGCAACCTGACCACACGTAAACACTCCTTTGGTCTCACCTGTATCAAAGACATCCTGTATAGCATCGGTGGCCACGGCAACTTCAGCCCCGGCTTCAAGGACGTGAGCGTGTACGAGCCTGAGCCGGACAAGTGGCACAACCTGGAGTCAGCACCCAAGATCCTGCGGGACGTGAAGGCGGTGAGCGTGGAGGACCGCTACGTATACGTGACGGCGCGCACACCGGTGGACACGGACAACGAGGACGGGCTGAAGACGGTCACCACACGTTACGACACAGAGAGCCGCCAGTGGCAGGACGTGGACTCCCTGCCGCTCATAGACAACTACTGTGTGTTCCAGATGGCTGTAGCCTCCACCAACTTCTACCACACAGCCTCCTGCTGCCCTAAGAGCTACACGGTGCGGGACGAGGCCGCCAAGCAGAAGATCAGCGCTCACATATCAGACGAGATCCTGGAGAGCTTGCCGCCTGAGGTCACCAGCGTCGAGGGCGCCGCCATCTGCCACTTCGACGAGGACGTGTTTGTGATCGGCGGCTGGAAGAACAGCGATGACGTGGACAAGCAGTACCGCAAAGAGGCCTACCGCTACTCTGCCGAAAGGAAGCGCTGGATGCTGCTGCCGCCCATGCCCCAGCCCCGCTGCCGCGCCACCGCCTGTCACGTACGCATCCCCTACCGCTTCCTGTACGGCTGCCAGCGCTACCCCATGCCCCAGAACCTGGCCCGCCAGCGGGACCGTATGCAGCAGATGCAGCAGCTACACCGGCGCACCCTCACCCTGCGCAGGCAGCTGCAGTCTCAGATCGAGTGCTGA